Proteins encoded in a region of the Ancylobacter sp. SL191 genome:
- a CDS encoding ABC transporter ATP-binding protein, giving the protein MSGPMEAALRLDNVQQSYTQGEGKLEILRGADFTVMPGQSVALVAPSGTGKSTLLHISGLLEHQDAGEVYIGGVATGGMADAARTQIRRTDIGFVYQFHHLLPEFSAQENVMLPQMIRGLGKKEAARRAQELLGYLGLSKRLHHRPAELSGGEQQRVAIARAVANAPRLLLADEPTGNLDPHTADHVFHALSQLVEATGLAALIATHNLELASRMHRRVTLQDGKVVELG; this is encoded by the coding sequence ATGTCCGGTCCCATGGAAGCGGCCCTGCGCCTCGACAACGTCCAGCAGTCCTACACCCAGGGCGAGGGGAAGCTGGAGATCCTGCGCGGCGCCGACTTCACCGTCATGCCCGGCCAGTCGGTCGCGCTGGTCGCGCCCTCCGGCACGGGCAAGTCGACCCTGCTGCACATTTCCGGCCTGCTGGAGCATCAGGACGCCGGCGAGGTCTATATCGGCGGCGTGGCGACCGGCGGCATGGCGGATGCCGCCCGCACGCAGATCCGCCGCACCGATATCGGCTTCGTCTACCAGTTCCACCATCTCCTGCCGGAGTTCTCGGCGCAGGAGAATGTGATGCTGCCGCAGATGATCCGCGGCCTCGGCAAGAAGGAAGCCGCGCGCCGGGCGCAGGAGCTGCTGGGCTATCTCGGCCTGTCCAAGCGCCTGCATCACCGCCCGGCCGAACTGTCGGGCGGCGAGCAGCAGCGCGTCGCCATCGCCCGCGCCGTCGCCAACGCGCCGCGCCTGCTGCTGGCGGACGAGCCCACCGGCAATCTCGACCCGCACACCGCCGACCATGTGTTCCACGCGCTGTCCCAGCTCGTGGAGGCGACCGGCCTCGCGGCGCTGATCGCCACGCATAATCTGGAGCTGGCGAGCCGTATGCACCGGCGCGTGACGCTGCAGGACGGCAAGGTGGTCGAACTCGGCTGA
- the tsf gene encoding translation elongation factor Ts, giving the protein MANITAGMVKELRDKTGAGMMDCKAALNEVEGDIEAAIDWLRKKGLAKAAKKAGRVAAEGLIGLAIEGTKGVLVEVNSETDFVARNEQFQQLVVNIAKVALTAGADVETIKASDYPAGGKVEEAISTAIATIGENMTLRRAASLEVAQGVVSSYVHGSVGEGLGKIGVLVALESTGDKDVLAGLGRQIAMHVAAANPQALDAAGIAADVIAREKGVLAEKAKASGKPDNVVEKIVESGLKTFYKEVTLVEQAFIHDPSKTVAQAVKETEGKAGAPIKLVAFVRFGLGEGVEKQESDFAAEVAAAAGA; this is encoded by the coding sequence ATGGCCAACATCACCGCGGGCATGGTGAAGGAGCTGCGCGACAAGACCGGCGCCGGCATGATGGACTGCAAGGCCGCGCTGAACGAGGTCGAAGGCGACATCGAGGCCGCCATCGACTGGCTGCGCAAGAAGGGCCTCGCCAAGGCCGCCAAGAAGGCCGGCCGCGTGGCCGCCGAGGGCCTCATCGGCCTCGCCATCGAGGGCACCAAGGGCGTGCTCGTCGAGGTTAATTCCGAGACCGACTTCGTCGCGCGCAACGAGCAGTTCCAGCAGCTCGTCGTGAACATCGCCAAGGTGGCCCTCACCGCCGGCGCCGATGTCGAGACCATCAAGGCCAGCGACTATCCGGCCGGTGGCAAGGTCGAGGAAGCCATCTCGACCGCCATCGCCACCATCGGCGAGAACATGACGCTGCGCCGCGCCGCCTCGCTCGAAGTCGCGCAGGGCGTCGTCAGCTCCTATGTCCACGGCTCGGTGGGCGAGGGCCTCGGCAAGATCGGCGTGCTCGTCGCGCTCGAATCGACCGGCGACAAGGACGTGCTGGCCGGCCTCGGCCGCCAGATCGCCATGCATGTCGCGGCCGCCAATCCGCAGGCGCTCGACGCCGCCGGCATCGCCGCCGACGTCATCGCCCGTGAGAAGGGCGTGCTCGCCGAGAAGGCCAAGGCTTCCGGCAAGCCGGACAACGTGGTCGAGAAGATCGTCGAGAGCGGCCTGAAGACCTTCTATAAGGAAGTCACGCTCGTCGAGCAGGCCTTCATCCACGATCCGTCCAAGACCGTCGCCCAGGCGGTGAAGGAGACCGAGGGCAAGGCCGGCGCGCCGATCAAGCTCGTCGCCTTCGTCCGCTTCGGTCTCGGCGAGGGCGTCGAGAAGCAGGAAAGCGACTTCGCGGCTGAGGTCGCGGCGGCCGCCGGCGCCTGA
- a CDS encoding 30S ribosomal protein S2, whose translation MAIPDFTMRQLLEAGVHFGHQSHRWNPKMAPFIFGTRNNIHIIDLAQTVPALHRALQAVSDTVARGGRVLFVGTKRQAADAVADAAKRSAQYYVNSRWLGGMLTNWKTISHSIARLKKLEELLNAGEGVGYTKKERLTLQREKEKLDRALGGIRDMGGIPDLLFVIDTNKEDLAVAEARRLGIPVAAILDTNCDPDGIAFPVPGNDDAGRAINLYCDLIARAAIDGIGRAQGDFGIDLGASEAPLVEDLPAETVWTSLEPLSGPRGIADDLKKLTGVSPVIEKKLTDLGIFHFTQIAGLNADDAHRLGEEVGLPGRVDGWVAQAKELTAEVE comes from the coding sequence ATGGCGATTCCTGATTTCACCATGCGCCAGCTCCTTGAGGCTGGCGTGCACTTCGGTCACCAGTCGCACCGCTGGAACCCGAAGATGGCCCCCTTCATTTTCGGCACCCGCAACAACATCCACATCATCGACCTGGCCCAGACCGTGCCGGCGCTGCATCGCGCGCTTCAGGCCGTGTCGGACACGGTTGCCCGTGGTGGTCGCGTGCTGTTCGTCGGCACCAAGCGTCAGGCGGCGGATGCCGTGGCTGATGCGGCCAAGCGCTCGGCTCAGTATTATGTGAACTCCCGCTGGCTCGGCGGCATGCTGACCAACTGGAAGACCATTTCGCACTCGATCGCGCGTCTGAAGAAGCTCGAAGAGCTGCTCAACGCGGGTGAGGGCGTTGGCTACACCAAGAAGGAGCGCCTGACGCTCCAGCGGGAGAAGGAAAAGCTGGATCGCGCCCTCGGCGGTATCCGCGACATGGGCGGCATTCCCGACCTCCTCTTCGTGATCGACACCAACAAGGAAGACCTGGCCGTCGCCGAAGCGCGTCGCCTGGGCATTCCGGTCGCGGCCATCCTCGACACCAATTGCGATCCGGATGGCATCGCCTTCCCGGTTCCCGGCAATGACGACGCCGGCCGCGCGATCAACCTGTATTGCGACCTGATCGCCCGTGCCGCCATCGACGGCATCGGCCGCGCCCAGGGCGATTTCGGCATCGATCTCGGCGCCTCCGAGGCGCCGCTCGTCGAGGATCTGCCGGCCGAGACCGTGTGGACCAGCCTCGAGCCGCTCTCCGGTCCGCGCGGCATCGCCGACGACCTGAAGAAGCTGACCGGCGTGTCCCCCGTGATCGAGAAGAAGCTGACCGACCTCGGCATCTTCCACTTCACGCAGATTGCCGGCCTGAACGCTGACGACGCCCACCGTCTGGGTGAAGAAGTCGGCCTGCCCGGCCGCGTCGATGGCTGGGTGGCGCAGGCCAAGGAACTGACCGCCGAGGTCGAGTGA
- a CDS encoding lipoprotein-releasing ABC transporter permease subunit, translated as MLSLRYLRARRKEGFISVIAGFSFLGIMLGVATLIIVMAVMNGFRTELLSKILGLNGHLLVQPLDSPLTDYDAVAKRIAGVPGITLAVPLVEGQALASSAFNAGGVLVRGVSEENLRKLPAIGANIKQGTLEGFDAGSGIAIGKRLADQLSLQAGDNLTLVAPRGAVTPMGTTPRIKVYKIAAVFEIGMSEYDSAFVFMPLPESQAYFNKNGDVTAIEVYTDNPDNMDHFRAAVHAAAERPIYIVDWRQRNATFFNALQVERNVMFLILTLIVVVAAFNIISGLNMLVKDKGRDIGILRTMGATRGAIMRIFLVTGAAIGVVGTLAGFALGLVVCLNVEEIRQFISWLTATELFSPELYYLSRLPAEMNVGETATVVIMALILSFLAPLYPSWRAARLDPVEALRYE; from the coding sequence ATGCTGTCGCTGCGCTATCTGCGGGCGCGCCGCAAGGAAGGCTTCATCTCGGTCATCGCCGGCTTCTCCTTCCTCGGCATCATGCTGGGCGTGGCGACGCTCATCATCGTCATGGCGGTGATGAACGGCTTCCGCACCGAGCTGCTGTCGAAGATTCTCGGCCTCAACGGCCATCTGCTGGTGCAGCCGCTGGACAGCCCGCTCACCGATTACGACGCCGTCGCCAAGCGCATCGCCGGCGTTCCCGGCATCACGCTCGCCGTGCCGCTGGTGGAAGGGCAGGCGCTCGCCTCCTCGGCCTTCAACGCCGGCGGCGTGCTGGTGCGCGGCGTCTCCGAGGAGAATCTGCGCAAGCTCCCGGCAATCGGCGCCAACATCAAGCAGGGCACGCTGGAGGGCTTCGACGCGGGCTCCGGTATCGCCATCGGCAAGCGCCTCGCCGACCAGCTCTCGCTGCAGGCGGGCGACAATCTCACCCTCGTCGCCCCGCGCGGCGCGGTGACGCCGATGGGCACGACGCCGCGCATCAAGGTCTACAAGATCGCGGCGGTGTTCGAGATCGGCATGTCGGAATATGACAGCGCCTTCGTCTTCATGCCGCTGCCCGAGAGTCAGGCCTATTTCAACAAGAATGGCGACGTGACGGCGATCGAGGTCTACACCGACAACCCCGACAACATGGACCATTTCCGCGCCGCCGTTCACGCGGCGGCCGAGCGGCCGATCTATATCGTCGACTGGCGCCAGCGAAACGCCACCTTCTTCAACGCGCTGCAGGTCGAGCGTAATGTGATGTTCCTCATCCTCACGCTGATCGTGGTGGTGGCGGCCTTCAACATCATTTCCGGCCTCAACATGCTGGTGAAGGACAAGGGGCGCGACATCGGCATCCTGCGCACCATGGGTGCGACGCGCGGCGCCATCATGCGCATCTTCCTCGTCACCGGCGCCGCCATCGGCGTCGTCGGCACGCTGGCCGGCTTCGCGCTCGGCCTCGTCGTGTGCCTCAATGTCGAGGAGATCCGCCAGTTCATCTCCTGGCTGACGGCGACCGAGCTGTTCTCGCCGGAGCTGTATTATCTCAGCCGCCTGCCGGCCGAGATGAATGTCGGCGAGACCGCCACCGTGGTCATCATGGCGCTCATCCTCTCCTTCCTCGCTCCGCTCTACCCGTCCTGGCGCGCCGCGCGCCTCGATCCGGTGGAAGCGCTGCGCTACGAGTAG
- the dnaE gene encoding DNA polymerase III subunit alpha has translation MSEATTDVGFVHLHVHSSFSLLEGALSVAKLADLAKKDRQPAIALTDTGNLFGALEFSEKMAGSGIQPIVGCTLAIDMPGPAPRGPLAAERPRIVLLAASEAGWSNLMELVSRSYLETASDGAPHIKLGWLDTTHTGLIALTGGPTGPIDHALAAGSPDLAEQRLVALREVFGDRLYVELQRHGIAEERRVETGLIDLAYRLDLPLVATNEPFFAAQDDYEAHDALICIAEGRLVAEGDRRQLTPEHRFRTRAEMMTLFADLPEALANTVEIAQRCSYRPRTVKPILPRFTMDRDEAEELRLQAEEGLRQRLAVHGPAPGLTVKDYEDRLAFELSIIEKMKFPGYFLIVSDFIKWAKAQGIPVGPGRGSGAGSLVAYSLTITDLDPLRFGLLFERFLNPERVSMPDFDIDFCQERRDEVIRYVQQRYGRDQVAQIITFGTLQARGVLRDVGRVLEMPYGQVDKLCKLVPQNPANPVTLKQAITDEARLQAEADANPVVKRAFDIATRLEGLNRHASTHAAGIVIGDRPLAQLVPLYRDPRSDMPVTQYNMKWVEQAGLVKFDFLGLKTLTVLQTAVRLVAQRGIQLDLSTIPLDDPKSYAMLTRGETVGVFQVESAGMRRALVDMKPDRLEDIIALVALYRPGPMANIPVYCAVKNGQEQAAYAHPALEASLKETYGVIIYQEQVMQIAQTLSGYSLGEADLLRRAMGKKIRAEMDKQRERFVDGAVERGVPKGKASEIFDLLAKFADYGFNKSHAAAYALVAYQTAYMKANYATEFLAASMTLDMGNTDKLAEFRQEAQRLGIEVVPPSVNHSGREFAVKDGKILYALAAIKGVGVHAVDAIVDARGDRPFTGLSDFAARINAKALNKRTMESLVNAGAFDALEKNRARVAAAIDPVLAHAASVGAEVASGQGNMFGGPAQATELPIPNVAPWLPAERLQNEYQAIGFFLTGHPLDDYAKALEKLRVQRWLDFQRSVRAGHGFGRLAATVVSRQERRTKSGSKMGIVGLSDPSGQFEAVLFSEALNQFRELLEPGRALLLQVSAELQGEDVRARIQNAEPLDAATARMQKSMRIFLRSPEPLESVASRLNALAGNGRGDGEVALVLLLGERGATEVEVKLPGRFNLSPQIAGALKAVPGVVDVEAA, from the coding sequence ATGAGCGAAGCCACGACCGATGTCGGATTCGTGCATCTGCATGTGCACTCCTCCTTTTCGCTGCTGGAAGGCGCGCTGAGCGTCGCCAAGCTCGCGGACCTCGCCAAGAAGGACCGCCAGCCCGCCATCGCGCTGACCGACACCGGCAATCTTTTCGGCGCGCTGGAATTCTCCGAGAAGATGGCCGGCTCGGGCATCCAGCCCATCGTCGGCTGCACGCTCGCCATCGACATGCCCGGCCCGGCCCCGCGCGGCCCGCTGGCGGCGGAGCGCCCGCGTATCGTCCTGCTCGCCGCTTCGGAGGCGGGCTGGAGCAACCTGATGGAGCTGGTATCCCGCTCCTATCTGGAGACCGCCTCGGACGGCGCGCCGCACATCAAGCTGGGCTGGCTGGACACCACACACACTGGCCTGATTGCACTGACTGGCGGTCCCACTGGCCCCATCGACCACGCCCTTGCGGCCGGTAGCCCGGACCTCGCCGAGCAGCGCCTAGTGGCGTTGCGGGAGGTATTTGGTGACCGCCTTTATGTCGAACTCCAGCGCCACGGCATTGCCGAGGAGCGCCGCGTCGAGACCGGGCTGATCGATCTCGCCTACCGTCTCGACCTGCCGCTGGTCGCCACCAACGAGCCTTTCTTCGCCGCGCAGGACGATTACGAGGCGCATGACGCGCTGATCTGCATCGCGGAAGGCCGCCTTGTCGCCGAGGGCGACCGGCGCCAACTCACCCCCGAGCACCGCTTCCGCACCCGCGCGGAGATGATGACGCTCTTCGCTGATCTGCCGGAAGCCCTTGCCAACACGGTGGAAATCGCCCAGCGATGTTCCTACCGCCCGCGCACCGTGAAGCCCATCCTGCCGCGCTTCACCATGGATCGCGACGAGGCGGAAGAGCTGCGCCTGCAGGCCGAGGAGGGGTTGCGCCAGCGTCTCGCGGTCCACGGGCCGGCGCCGGGGCTGACGGTGAAGGACTATGAGGACCGCCTCGCCTTCGAGCTGTCCATCATCGAAAAGATGAAGTTTCCCGGCTACTTCCTGATCGTGTCGGACTTCATCAAATGGGCGAAGGCGCAGGGCATTCCCGTCGGCCCGGGCCGTGGTTCGGGCGCCGGCTCGCTGGTCGCCTATTCGCTGACGATCACCGACCTCGACCCGCTCCGCTTCGGCCTGCTGTTCGAGCGCTTCCTGAACCCCGAGCGTGTGTCGATGCCCGACTTCGACATCGACTTCTGTCAGGAAAGGCGTGACGAGGTCATAAGGTACGTCCAGCAGCGCTATGGCCGCGACCAGGTCGCGCAGATCATCACCTTTGGTACGCTGCAGGCCCGTGGTGTGCTTCGCGACGTCGGCCGGGTGCTGGAAATGCCCTATGGCCAGGTCGACAAGCTCTGCAAGCTGGTGCCGCAAAACCCCGCCAATCCAGTCACGCTGAAGCAGGCGATCACGGACGAAGCGCGGCTTCAGGCGGAGGCCGACGCCAACCCGGTGGTGAAGCGGGCCTTCGATATCGCCACGCGCCTCGAAGGGCTCAACCGCCACGCCTCGACCCACGCTGCCGGTATCGTCATCGGCGACCGGCCGCTGGCGCAGCTGGTGCCATTGTACCGAGATCCCCGCTCGGACATGCCGGTCACCCAGTACAATATGAAATGGGTGGAGCAGGCCGGGCTGGTGAAGTTCGACTTCCTCGGCCTGAAGACGCTGACCGTGCTGCAGACCGCCGTCCGGCTGGTTGCGCAACGCGGAATCCAGCTCGACCTGTCGACCATTCCGCTCGACGACCCAAAGAGTTACGCCATGCTCACGCGCGGCGAGACCGTGGGTGTGTTCCAGGTGGAAAGCGCCGGCATGCGGCGCGCGCTGGTCGACATGAAGCCGGACCGGCTCGAGGACATCATCGCGCTGGTGGCACTGTACCGTCCCGGTCCCATGGCCAACATCCCGGTCTATTGCGCCGTCAAGAACGGCCAGGAGCAGGCCGCCTATGCCCATCCCGCTCTCGAGGCGAGCCTGAAGGAGACCTACGGCGTCATCATCTACCAGGAACAGGTGATGCAGATCGCCCAGACGCTGTCGGGCTACTCGCTCGGCGAAGCCGATCTGCTGCGCCGCGCCATGGGTAAGAAGATCCGCGCGGAGATGGACAAGCAGCGCGAGCGCTTCGTCGATGGCGCGGTGGAGCGCGGCGTGCCCAAGGGCAAGGCCTCGGAAATTTTTGATCTGCTGGCGAAATTCGCCGACTACGGCTTCAATAAGAGCCACGCGGCGGCCTATGCGCTGGTCGCCTACCAGACCGCCTATATGAAGGCGAACTACGCCACCGAATTCCTCGCCGCCTCGATGACGCTCGATATGGGCAACACCGACAAGCTTGCTGAATTCCGCCAGGAGGCGCAGCGCCTTGGCATCGAGGTGGTGCCGCCCTCGGTGAACCATTCCGGCCGCGAATTCGCGGTGAAGGACGGCAAGATCCTCTACGCGCTCGCCGCCATCAAGGGCGTGGGTGTCCATGCCGTCGATGCCATCGTCGATGCGCGCGGCGACCGGCCGTTCACCGGCCTGTCGGACTTCGCTGCCCGCATCAATGCCAAGGCGCTGAACAAGCGCACCATGGAAAGCCTTGTGAATGCAGGGGCTTTCGACGCGCTGGAAAAGAACCGCGCCCGCGTCGCTGCTGCCATCGACCCCGTGCTGGCCCATGCCGCCTCGGTCGGCGCGGAAGTGGCGTCCGGCCAGGGGAACATGTTTGGCGGGCCGGCGCAGGCGACCGAACTGCCCATTCCGAATGTCGCGCCCTGGCTGCCGGCGGAGCGGCTGCAGAACGAATACCAGGCCATCGGCTTCTTCCTCACCGGCCATCCGCTGGATGATTACGCCAAGGCGTTGGAGAAACTGCGCGTGCAGCGCTGGCTCGATTTCCAGCGTTCCGTCCGGGCCGGGCACGGCTTCGGGCGTCTCGCGGCAACGGTGGTGAGCCGGCAGGAGCGCCGCACCAAGAGCGGCAGCAAGATGGGCATTGTCGGTCTGTCCGACCCCTCCGGCCAGTTCGAGGCGGTGCTGTTCTCCGAGGCGCTGAACCAGTTCCGCGAATTGCTGGAACCGGGAAGGGCGCTGCTGTTGCAGGTTTCCGCCGAGTTGCAGGGCGAGGATGTGCGTGCGCGCATCCAGAATGCCGAGCCCTTGGACGCGGCGACGGCGCGGATGCAGAAGAGCATGCGGATCTTCCTGCGCTCGCCCGAGCCGCTGGAGAGCGTCGCCTCGCGTCTCAACGCGCTGGCGGGCAATGGGCGGGGCGATGGCGAGGTGGCGCTCGTGCTGCTACTGGGCGAGCGGGGCGCCACTGAGGTCGAGGTGAAGCTACCTGGCCGTTTCAACCTCTCGCCGCAGATCGCTGGTGCGCTGAAGGCGGTGCCTGGCGTGGTTGACGTGGAGGCCGCCTGA
- the pyrH gene encoding UMP kinase, producing the protein MSAPAETNELAYTRVLVKVSGEALMGSEAFGLHWPTIESIAADLVEARSTGAQIAVVVGGGNILRGASVAGQGLDRATADHMGMLATVMNALALEKAVEAAGCPARTLSAIPMPTICEPYARQTASRHLDRGRVVLLAGGTGNPYFTTDTGAVLRAAELECDAVMKATNVDGVYTADPKRDPSATRYERLTHDEALAKDLKVMDAAAFALAREAKLPIIVFSIREPGAIAAALRGEGRSTTVAP; encoded by the coding sequence ATGTCCGCTCCCGCTGAAACCAACGAGCTCGCTTACACGCGTGTACTGGTGAAGGTGTCGGGGGAGGCGTTGATGGGAAGCGAGGCCTTCGGCCTGCACTGGCCGACCATCGAGAGCATCGCCGCCGATCTGGTCGAGGCCCGCAGCACGGGCGCGCAGATCGCCGTCGTCGTCGGTGGCGGCAACATCCTGCGCGGCGCCAGCGTCGCTGGCCAGGGGCTCGACCGCGCCACGGCGGACCATATGGGCATGCTCGCCACGGTGATGAACGCTCTGGCGCTTGAGAAGGCGGTCGAGGCCGCCGGTTGCCCGGCCCGCACGCTCTCCGCCATTCCCATGCCGACCATCTGCGAGCCCTATGCCCGTCAGACCGCCTCGCGCCATCTCGATCGCGGCCGCGTCGTGCTGCTCGCTGGCGGCACCGGCAACCCCTATTTCACCACCGACACCGGCGCCGTGCTGCGCGCCGCCGAACTCGAATGCGACGCGGTGATGAAGGCGACCAATGTGGATGGCGTCTACACCGCCGACCCCAAGCGCGACCCGTCCGCGACCCGCTATGAGCGCCTGACGCATGACGAGGCGCTGGCCAAGGATCTGAAGGTGATGGACGCCGCCGCCTTCGCGCTGGCCCGCGAGGCCAAGCTGCCGATCATCGTTTTCTCGATCCGCGAGCCGGGCGCGATTGCCGCTGCGCTACGCGGGGAGGGGCGTTCGACCACCGTAGCACCGTAA